The genomic stretch CTTCCCATGCCGACTCTCATCTCGTACATGCCTCACTACCAGTGCAAGTGCTCCTCCCTCAACCTTCTTCCAGCCAAGAAGCCAGCCACCTAGTATACGGACAGATAtcatcgatatcatatttgttttcgtatttctggtcgaattcggattcgaatacggataatgtcaactatgtcggataagatacgattggatgtcgacatcataaatatatgatttaagtactcggatacggatacggtatcggatattGAACATTCGGACTCAGATACGAACTGATCTGAATCCctttaaacgaattcggtctcgaatatgaTCGGAAAATATCCGCACCGTTTTCATCCATACGTGTACCGGACCGGCCGGAGAGCGGCACGGATTTTAGCCAGTGGCCGGAACGCGTAGCTACTGGTACTCCGTGCattgtttttttccttttaccGCCCTCACCTTGTACCGTGTACCGTGTGAATTTGCAATGAGCAAATGCTTGGGCAGGTAGTATGTCGGAGTACTACTTAATTTGCTTGGATTCGCCGTAAATGAACGCTAGGGTTATTAATCTCGACCAAAATGAGGTCCGTACTACTCCGACCAAAATGAAATCGGGTAATTAATCGCTCTAGTACGTTTTACTACCGACCACACATCATATTTCTAGCACTAGTACCCCGTACAATTTACGTGCATGTCACATCATTACTCTTCtatgagcatctccaacagttatgcaattggaatttaccaagtccctaaacgttttgccaaagaaaaaaataaatccaTCTCTAAGTGTGTGGCATTTTTGACTTGACATTTCTCAAAATAGTAGACCCAACTATTTTTGTCGGGATCTTTTTTTGTTTGGCGCGCTTCGCGCGAGATTTTTTCTCTGCACGGGAATTTCCGTCGCCCGTCGCTGCCAGTCCACGAAGTCGCAAGTCACCATCATTTTTGTGAATCGCGGCCTAGTTGCGCGGCGATGGATCGTATCTCCTAGTTGCGCGCGGGGAAAgaaaggaggcggcggcgcgggggaAAGAAAAGTTCGCGCGGGGAGAAGTCCTCGCGGGAAACTACCGCAACGCGTGGGGAGGTCGTGCACGACAAGAAGTCTAGAAAACTCGGGATATCAAAATTGCCAAACGATTGTGCTTATGTAAAAATGTcaagtttggtccatcaaatgccaagtttgccaaAATACATAAGTCAAATGCATAACTGTTGCTGAgcaatttttaagatttttgatAAATTTCTAGAATGCATAGTCTAATTGCATTAACTATTGCACATGCTCTAATTCTACCGATCGAGAAGATATCTCATATCTGCCTCCGCTTTGGCATCAGCAACGGCAACGAGTATACCTCAAAGATGGATGACGCTATACTGTATTCAAGAGAGTACTATACTCAAAGAGTCAAAGATGGATGACCTCTTCTGTTTATAAAAAGGTGTGACCTCACTTTTCAAATAGTTAAATAGATTAAGGTTTAATTAAAGTTATATAAAAGGTACTCAAAATAAGTACTATTACATTAAAAATGTTGTTATAGTAGATTTTACTGAGAACACAAATATTGATACTAATCATTACAAATTTCATCAAACTTAAACTAGTCATAAACTGACCTGAATTCTATAGTTCTTTTTGTGGACGAAGCgatctcctctatgcatttataTATCCTTCTATAACCGTAGTAGAGGCAATTGGGCGCACAATATAATAAACCGACCACGGTTCACAAAATTGACGGTTTCGCacgaacaaaacgatggccggTCCCGGCCGGTATACAGCATTTACAGGTTTGTTGGTGACATACAACTTGCGAAGGGGGCATCATGGCTTGGGTACATTCACGACAACGGGAGCTCATCATGTATATAGTATATGTTGTCGCTGTACAAGGTACAGGGAGGTAGGTGCACGTTAGCTAGGATGAGTGAGTAGATATACAATTATACAAGGTTGGTGGCACTGGCACGTACGTACCGGGCCCCAGCGCCCCTCCTACTACGTTACCATAATATCATCAATCTTTCAGCTTACACGGTCGGTTAATCCGTTAAGGTCTCGTTTGAATGTTGTCGAATTGACATCAATTCACATGTATTGAAGTAGATTGAAGTGAAATTtgaactaaggtcttgtttagttcccaaaaaattttgcaaaatttttcagattccccgtcacatcgaatctttaaacgtatgcatggagtattaaatatagacgaaaataaaaactaattacatagtttgatcggaattgatgggacggatcttttgagcctagttaatccatgattggacaatatttttcacaaacaaacgaaaatgctacagtacctgttttgcaaaatattttggaactaaacaaggcctaaattccatcacaatccacaccaacacatatagattgaagtgaatccgactacatccaaacaaagcccAATAAGTGCGCAGTCCTTGTGTTTTCTCGTCCTTTCTCAGTGTCTAACACTATACGTACGAGTACGACGAGAGAAGACATATGGTGTTGTACTGTGTGTATGTATGGTCACTCTCATGTAGTAGTAGTGCAGTGTAATATCTGACGTACAtttttagggcttgtttagttttcaaaaaattttgtaaaatttttcagatttcccgtcacatcgaatatttagacacatgcataaagtattaaatatagataaaaataaaaactaattgcacagtttggttgaaattgacgagacgaatcttttgagcctagttagtctatgattagataatttttgtcaaatacaaacgaaaaagctacagtatcgattttgcaaaatattttagaactaaacaaggccttattcaaggactataaaaccaaatgACAGATGTACTCCGTATTCCGATATTGACGTACACATGGTGGTGCTGTGGATGGATGTACCAATACTAGCTACTTCGGGGTGTGTGCAGAATTCATCAGTGTGACAGGATGACATGCATGGATTGCTTGAGGTCACCTTCATCATACAACATCGATCTCAAGCCAgaaaattaatttattttttaggcTTTTCGAGGAAAAacaaaattaatttattttttattctaCTGTAATCCATTGTAACCTACTCGGTATCTGAATTTTGCCGCATTTTAGCGTAGCCAAACGAACTCTTATTTTCTTGTTGGGCTTGAGAACTACCATCAAGGACAGTAGGACACCGCAGTTGCAATACTCCACCATCCAGAACAAATGCTAGGGAGTAGGATCATCTCCTCTCAGGAGCTAATAGTCAGGTGGTCACACACTCACACACAAACACAAAGTACACGTGACCGCAAAAACGGATAAGACGCCGCACGCACGGACACTAGCggcatttgggccttgtttagttccaaaatttttggcaaaataagcactgtagcaatttcgtttgtatttgataaatattgtccaatcatggactaactaggctcaaaagattcgtctcgtcaatttcgaccaaactgtgcaattagtttttatttgtatctatatttaatacttcatgcatacatctaaagattcgatgtgatggaaaatctgaaaaattttgaaaaatttttgagaactaaacaagtccttgttCAAACAAAGACAGACCCTAGCGGCTGCCTCCGTCCACTGCATCGAGCGAAAAAAGTCTGTAAAAAGTTCAcacaatctttttttttttggcaagcaGTGGCAAGTGGCAACAGAGACCAGATCAACCCTGGGATCCAGCGGTGGCAGCGGCGGCTGCAACAAACAGAAGCAGCACGCCCTGCAACAGCAACAAGCTCGGGTGGACCACGTCCACGAGGACCATGTCACTGTCcactgcacacacacacacacagagacaCAGCGGGCCCCTCCGCGGACCACACACCCGCCACGAGTCCTCTCTGACCCTGCCAGGTGGTCCCCAGCTAGCTAGGACAGCCTGCTCGGCCCGGCCCACGAGGGCACCCTGGGCAGCATTTACTCTAGGGCGTTCCACGGCCGTCCGATTGGAAACCGACGGGAGTTGCTCTCTGGGCCCATCTACCGGGTTTTTAAATGCGTTTCCCCATCCAGGGAGTGGCATCGCTAGTAATATTGGAAAAGACGGAAGGGCGAAGAGGGTGGTAATTTCCGCGGTCGACGGCGATCGGGCCTGTGTGTGCTGTGGAGGTCGTGGTCTCGTGGAAGTGGAAGTGGAAgagggtagtagtagtagtagctgaGAGGGAGGCTAGCGCGGAGCAATGGAGGTTTTAATTGCTTCGGCGCACTTGTTCTCTTTAATGGCCACTTCTTCCAACGCCTCCGTCCTAGCGGCTTCCACGCGTTCGCAGTGAGGGCTAGGGTTTGTCCGCGTCGCGTCGCTCgacaaggaggaggaggggagggGTGCGCtgccgtcggcggcggcggttggAGGCCGGAGCCCGTTCGTCGCTGTCGCGTCCCCGGTGCGTCTCTTCTTCCCCTTTGGGGTTCTCTGGTTTCCGGTTCCGTCTTCGTTTCAGGGGGGTTGCGATTTCGTCGGCTCGGATGTGGAGCTGCAGAAATTGGAACGGTTTTGTCTCCCCCTGTTTTTGCAGTTTCATTCGTTTATTTAATTAAGGAAAGGAAATGCGAGTCGAATCCCTCGTCGCCTACGTTTGCATTTTTGGGGGCGGGGGGATTTCCTTGTAGGGAGGAATTTCGATTCCGGTTTTGTGATTCCTCCCACATGGGGAGGCCAATTCTGAGGCGCGAAGCGCGGCGAGATCTGCGAGGACGCGAATAGTCTGTGAACTGATGGCGATTCCTGCGGCGTGCCTGGGAATCGTGTGGGCGGGCCGGGGCGGAGGACGAGGCTGCACTGTGCAATCTGACCAGCAGCATGAAGCCGAGGGGGGGCGGGGTCTCACCTTTCCCGGCTACAGTGGCGGCGCGGACACTCACAGCAGCACAGCACAGGCGCGGCGCAGCGGTGGTGCCCCGCTCCCATCTGCGGCCACCCATAAAGGCTTGTGCGATCTTTCTCTCAATCCTCGGGACCCAGCCCAACACTTGAACTGGGGGAAAAGGCCGCCTCCTTTTTTAACGCAATCATCTCCACCGGGCGTGTTGCTCGCCTTTTTGGTTCCGCTCCGCCTGCTGCCAAGCAGGTCCGGCGTCCAACTCAGGTGACAACTGCCAGCGGCGCGgtactcgctcgctcgctcgtctCCCCCTCCCCGTTGCCATTAAAGCCCCCGGCGCGGTTGTTGTGTTGTTTGTACTAGGCGGGCATCAGTTCCAGTTCGCTTTAGTTGCTTTGGCTGCTTCTTCTTGGGTCTTGTCTTGGGTTGTTGAGGTATTTGCTCAGGCAGTTGGGCTTCTGGCTTAGAGCTTCTGGATTTGTAGGCATTGCTGGGTGTCTAGAGGAAGGAGATGATGGTGGGCTCTTcccagcagcagctgctgcagaGGAAGGGCAAGTCCGTGGCTGGCaaggccgcggccgccgcgacCGCGGCGGCAGAGAAGGTGGTGGTCGCGGTGAAGGCAGCCACCAGGGAGATCTCCAAGACAGCCATCGTCTGGGCGCTCACGCATGTTGTCCAGCCCGGCGGAAGCATCATACTCCTCGTCGTCATCCCGGCACACAGCTCTGGTATTGCTTCCTTTCCTTGCATTCCTATAGCCTTATGCAATAAACTGTTATCTGCTGCTCTTTGTTTCTGGTTTTGGCTTTCCTATTTGCTACATCAGGATGTCAATGACAATGAGTGCTCTTGTGCACGTTTGCTTGTACACTCTAGTTACAACGATCACCTAATTCCATGGTCTTCCTTCCCTGGTGTTGTCAATGTTTCTCCGGTTCTGCAGTTGTCTGAAAATATCTGCACACTTCTCCATTTCAGGCAGAAAGTTCTGGGGCTTTCCGCTGTTCGCCGGAGACTGTGCAAGTGGCCATAAGTCTATGTTGGATGAGAAATGTGATTTATCAGAGTTGTGTTCTCAAATGTTGAAGAAACTTGCTGTGTATGGTATAGACAAGGTTTGGAGCTGGGGCTAATGCTCGTTTACATGTTTAATAAAGTTTTCATATACTTGCGCTTAATTTATTGCTGTTTCTGTAGATTAATGTGAGTTATAAGCTTGTTTCCGGTTCTCCTTCTGGTGTTGTTGCTGCTGAGTGTAAGCAAGCACAGGCAAgctgggttgtgctagacaagTAATGGTCAACTCGTAGTTTCTTGAATACAGCCTATATTCTTTCATTGTTATTTTTGCTTAATAAATTGTATGTTGCTGCTGCTCAGGGATTTGAAGCATGAGGAGAAGCGTTGTGTGGAGGAGCTGCAGTGCAACATTGTTGTTATGAAGCGATCTCAGCCTAAAGTCCTTCGACTTAATCTTGTGGGATCTCCTGATAAACAGTCTAAAGCAACATGTGCAGTTCCACCTGTGTTGGATGGTTCTACTGGTAAAACTGCAACTGATGTTAAGGAGGCACGGAGTTCAATTCGAGGACCTGCTGTAACCCCAAATAGCAGCCCAGACCTGGAGACACCTTTCGGAAGTACTGAAGCAGGAACTTCCTCTGTCTCGAGTTCGGACCCTGGGACGTCTCCATTTTCTGCTTCTGAAACAAATGGTTCTCTGAAGAAAGAGGTGCTGGCAACAAAGGATAAAATTCAGCATTCAGATGTCAATATTTCTGATTCAGACAGTGAAACATTGAGCCCTCCAGCAAATTTCTCACTTCAGCCATGGATGTCTGATATTCTACATGGAGCATCCTCGAGATCACTTGGTAAAGTTCCACGGAAAACTCGTACTGCAACTGCAGATGCTTTACTGGAAAAGATTTCCAAGCTGGATCTCCTGAATGAAATTAGTGCCATGAGAAGCAGGTCAGACTTAAACTTCCGAGGAGATGTTAGGGATGCTGTCTCGCTGGCAAGGAATGCACCTCCTGGACCACCTCCGCTTTGTTCAATATGTCAGCACAAGGCACCTGTTTTCGGAAAGCCTCCTCGGTGGTTTAGTTATGCTGAACTGGAACTTGCAACTGGTGGTTTCTCCCAAGCAAATTTCTTAGCTGAAGGTGGATTTGGGTCTGTTCATCGAGGTGTCCTTCCTGACGGGCAGGCTATTGCTGTTAAGCAACACAAGCTTGCTAGTTCCCAGGGTGATGTTGAGTTCTGCTCAGAGGTGGAAGTTCTTAGTTGTGCACAACACCGAAATGTTGTCATGCTGATTGGTTTTTGTGTTGAGGACAGAAAGCGTTTATTGGTTTACGAGTACATCTGCAATAGATCTCTGGATTCACATCTCTATGGTAAGATCATTTTCTCAGTAGCATTTTTGTACATAAAACCATTATTTTGGTTATGGTACTTGCTGTCTCCAAGGTCATGATGCACCCAACAACTTTTGTGTTCCTGATTCTTCTCCCCTCTCTGTTTCACTTtttctttgtgccaagagcCCTGCAAATCTAGTGATGTTGACATATATCTGTCCTGTTAAGCTATTCTTGAAATATCATTCAGGTCGAAATAGAGAAACATTGGAGTGGACTGCACGGCAAAAGATTGCAGTTGGTGCTGCTCGTGGGCTGCGGTACCTCCACGAGGAATGCAGGGTTGGCTGCATAATCCATCGTGACATGAGACCAAACAACATCCTTGTCACACATGATTTCGAACCACTGGTATAGTCCTATTTTGCTGATTGTGGTGTAAAGTTGACCATTTGTTCTTGTGTCTTTGGCATTAGGCTCCTTTCCATATAGGTTAAAGTTTCTGCTTCTGATGCAATCATAAGGCAATTATTCTTCAAATTGACTGGTGGTAGACTATTGTTGCCATTAAACTTTTCTGATGATATTTGAAGTCTTGCTTAGGGAGGTCAATCTATTCTATTCTTTGCTATTACATCTGATGCAATCATGAGGCAATTATTCTTTGTATTGACTCGTGGTAGACTATTGTTGCCATTAAACTTTTCTTATGATCTTTGGATTCTTTGCTTAGGGAGGTCAATCTATTCTACTCTTTGCTATTACAATTATCTGCATGATAGGATGGCCTTATCTAAGCAGATTTTGTATGGAGCGATGCTTATCTATTGTCTGCTGAACTCTGCCAACCATACAATATTTTTTGTGGTTCCTGTTGAACTCTTAAATTCATGTTATGATTGTAAGCTCCATAATGATTGCTCGACAGGTTGGAGATTTCGGCCTGGCGCGATGGCAGCCTGATGGAGACATGGGTGTTGAAACAAGAGTTATTGGCACATTTGGGTGGGTTTTATGACTTTATTCTATGAATCTTTTCATCATAGGCAATTTCAACTTTTGAGTGCAGCTAACGAGAGAACTTTATTGCTTCCTTGCAGTTATATGGCACCTGAATATGCGCAGAGTGGGCAAATAACAGAGAAGGCTGATGTATACTCTTTTGGGGTTGTGTTAGTGGAACTTGTCACTGGGCGGAAGGCTGTTGACATTAACCGACCAAAGGGCCAGCAGCTTCTAACTGAATGGGTGAGTTGCATATTTTTTGGATGGCTAAGAGCCTACACATTTTGATTCACTGTAATTATTCATAGGGCTTGTGGAACTCCACTCAGGTAGCAGATAAAATTTCTCTGTTTTATATTTTTGCTGCAATTTTGTGTTGAACTTGCAAGATTTGGATTGTACAGGCACGCCCATTCTTGGAGGAGTATGCAATTGACGAGCTCATAGACCCACGACTCGGAGACCGCTACTCTGAAAATGAGGTGTACTGCATGCTGCACGCGGCAAACCTGTGCATAAGACGTGACCCACATTCAAGGCCTCGCATGTCCCATGTTAGTGATAAAACTAAACTTTTTACATCTTCATATCCAGTGATAAAAGCTAAGATTGCATATATGCTTACCCCTTCTGTCTTGTGAATAAAGGTTCTTCGCATTCTTGAGGGCGACATGGTCGTGGAATCTGGTTCTGTTACTGGCAGTAGTAGTGATTCTGGAAGCAGAAGCTGGAGAATGCTGAACGAACAACAACATTACCAGGAGCACAGCAGTAGCCCGGCTCAACAAGAATCGCAAAGGGCAGGCGAGGGGAAGCCCTCCTACAGTGCTTTGAGGCCCTCTTGGGACCGGGACAAGCAGAAGAGTATCTCCAACAGATACTAGTGCTGCCTCATAATGCAGTGAAGCTGAGATTGCTCAATCCTGTATTATTCCCTCGCCCTACCTCCCGGTCTCAGTTTTTTGGGTTCTTGTGTCTTCACTTCCTAGCAATTTGTAGGCTGAAAGCTTTTGCTGATACATTGTCCTGGTGTATAGTAGAAATGGTAATAGGTTTACAAGTATATTGAGCTGCAAGTTAGCTCATATTTTGTGTATGATTTGAGGAAATGCGATCACAAGTGACCATAGTTATGCTTGGAATTGCGATCACAGGCAATAGTTATGGAAAATCGTATGGTCTTTGTCATGGTCACATGGGAGGGACTCGAGGCCTGATTTATTTGGGATTTGGATCTCGATGTGATTGTTATTGTATACTGTTGCGCGCGCACACTTTCTCGAAAAGTAGCGCAGTTGCACATACTGACATGCAGAGCTGGTGGTATCTCCGCGCTGTTGTTGTCAGTCATGGTGTTTGCATTTGCGCTTGCGCTACAGGCAATGCTGGTATTTGTGCAATAATGCCACATGAGTGGTTGCCTTCGACGACAGGGCCCGAGTTAGACCCCGTTATGTGTTGAATCTATCAACTATTtaacaatatatttttttttataacttACAGTatttttctcacaacaaatttATAAATAGTATTTTTAGTCATGATTTTTTAAGCGAACAGGCTCCTCGCATAaactaaaaattatctctaaaaTCCAGTGGCACCATCCACGGGATTTACCATCCAATTCCatactactactgctactacTAGCAGTGTGCCCCCGAAACGCTGCAATGCAATCCTCTCAAACCAGCCATGGCGCCTACCCGTACCCTATACAGTGCCGCACTGTAACGGCTGCAGGCCTTCAGCGCGTCTGGCGACAGGCGGCGGCAGGCAGAGAGGGCCTCCCTGCACCTGCTGCAAACGGCGAAAAGATGCTGGCCATCTAGCGGTGGCGGCCCCCGGTCCTGGAGCCCGATAGACGGGACGGCGGCTGCTGCTCTGCCTGTCTCTGCTGGAGCGCTCGCCGCAAGCCCGCGCGCGACACGTCCGGTCCCGGCAGGCGTCGCGTGGACACATCTACTACTGCATGTCTTGTCAGCGGCTGCCGCCAGAGCAGCGCTCATCATTGCCTTTCGCTGCGTCCCTGTGCGCCGCGCCAGACGCGACGACGGCCAGGGGGCCACTGGGCATCGTACGCCggcttgtagtagtagtagtagtgatcCAGCCTAGATAGAGGTAGCTACGGTGTGGTGTTGGCTGCTACTGCCAGCGAGAtgccactgtcactgtgctgcggCGTGGTGGTCCGTGCACGGTGGCGCAGCGCCCAGCGAAGGCAAGCAAGGGCAACCATCGTTCTCGCTCGGCTCGTTCATGGAGGAACAGGGGGTGCCTGGGCCGGCTGTTGACCCGGTGGTCGCAGAGCCACAACAACTGGCCGTACTCGCCCGTGGGCCGTGGGGATGTGCTACTGCTGTGCTAAAGATGATCTGCTACAAGATAGGATAGGACTAGGCTCTCTTCTACTGGATGCCACCGCCAATCATATAGTACCAACGATTTTGTACTGAGTTAGTATTAGGCGGGCGCCAATTCAAATCAAAATCTTATCCTGACGAAGAAAACTGGACATTTTCTCGTTTTGTATTTCAATAAACAATTCCAATCATGTGAAGCCTCAGACCTAGAACTAGAATAGGAGCAGGTAATAATTCAAGAGTTGAAGTAAGACATCAAGCTCTATTAAGTTGCATGTATCTACCAGTTTTTTCATTGCATCACAAATAACAGATATTTTGCCCCATTCGAAATGTTCCAAAACTTAAGCAACATTACATATCCGTGAATGTGCTAATGCCTAGCAAGAGAGAAGACAATAACTTGGGCTTCTAGCACACCTTGGTTTTTTTTTGGTAAGTGTGTCAACTGTTTTTGTTTCACTCCCAGCCGATCTTGGTGGATGAGAGGTTCCTCACTTGACTGATCTATAATTTAGAAGGTAGTGGGTGTAGTGTCCAATGACCTGGGTGAGTTCGATGTGTCCCGCTAATTGAGTGCCATAGCTAGCTTGACACCGAGAAGGATGGCGAGAATTTCAGTCTCCAAGGGTTCCAACATCTGGGAAATGACTAACTGAAAAAAAGATGCATGGATTGTAGGAATGAAAATCCCAATGCATGTTTGGTTTGGCATTGTAGCACCTGTATGCCTATAGAGGCATCACAAAAAATTCTAGGACCTAGTATCTACCGAAGAAACAAAAGTGCGTGCAACAAAACTAGCTAGGAGGATGTAAAACAAAATTAGTTATAACATATCTCCAAAGAAACTTTGTTCTCAAGGACATTCAAAGAACCAATGCTAGATTATCTCATGATGAATATGACAACAATACAACATTGTTTGCTACCTTGCCATCTTATTCAATTATTAAGTTACGTTGGTGACAATGACACCATTGCATAGAAATCAAAGGATAATTTCTATCTTTAGAGGAATTTCGAGTCTCCGTACAATCTAATAATGTATATAGGCATCACTATCAATTAAGTAATCATGCCAAGCGAGCGCTCTTCGGAAAGATATGTTGAAAGGACTTGCGCTCATCACATTGGCAACTACTCTACCTATCTTGGAAAGAATACAATTCTAACTTTATCTTCAAATGAATCATTTTAAATTTGAGTAAATTTATACAAAACGGTACAATATTTATGATGCAAAATAAATACCATTGGATCCATTatggaatatattttcataatctaTCTATTTGGAGCCATAAATGTCAACACTAATTTTTTATAAACTAAGTCAAAATATATTTGCATAAAACTTATGATAGTTTGACTTAAGCTATATCtagaatttcttttttttttatttttaggacAGAAGTAGTATATCTTTTTTAGCGGTAATGCTCGCGTCCGTCCTGTGACTTCCGTCCGGATGATTCTCATCCACTCATTTACGGACTCAACCGCTCATCCTCATCCACTCATTCATGAACCCAGCTTGCATCGCATGCCCACTCTACGACTCCACTCGCCTGCGCCGCATCGTCCTCAACCCCGACGTTCTCCTCCTCCACCGCGGCATCGTCCTCAACCACTCCGGCGGCTCCTCCCCCCATACTAGTGCCTGCACCTATCCCGGTTGTTCTCTCTTTCGCTGTGGCCTCCATGCATCCGGAGAGGGAGAGcaacgacgacggcttccccacgTCCCCGTGAGGTAGGTGAGGTCCTCGTCTAAATCTCaacctttttcttcttcttcttcttcttcttcttcttcttcttcttcttcctcctcctcctcctccctctagACCAAGCTTGGCCTTATCCTCATTCTCCTTCTCCACTCTCTGGGTCTAGATCTAACGTAtgcggcggtggctagggtTTCGACGAGCCTTTGGGAGTCATATCTCGTCGTTGTTGGAATTGTTCTTTTTCAATGTTGCAACAGATGATTCAGAAATGTTgtaatagtattttttttggaTTGTTGCAACAGACATTTTTCTGATGTTGCAGTAGCAGTGTTTAAGATGTTGCAATAACTCtttttcattgttgttgtagatCTCCCCTGATGTTGCAGTGAATGTGTTTGAATGTTGTAGtagatattttttttatgttgtAATTCATATTATTGTTTTGTTTCATTAATTATATGTTCTTTCGATGTTgcaatagatttttttttgttgcagCAGTTTTTTTCCGTTTGTTTCATCAAATGTTCTTTCATTGTTTCAATAGcttgttttttttgttgttgcagctggTGCTGGGCGGGGTGTAGGGGTGAGCTGGCGATGGGCGAATCCGAGGTGCTGGGGGCCGGCGAGGTTGGTGGCGGGCAGATCCCATGCATGTGGGAGGCAGGGTGAGTCGTTGCACGGAGAGTGGAGGAAAGGGACGCGGGGACGGACGGGATCGGCTTAGGGGGCGGCGAGGTTGGGGCAAGTAGATCCCGTGCACGTGGGAGACGGGGCGAGTCTTGCACGATGAGTGGAGGGAAGGGACGTGGAGACGGACAGAATCGGCTTAGCATatctatttttctttttttttcttttttatatggGGGAGAGCGGGGGAAGGCCCGGCGTCAGAATGCACTCACGCGCCGGACGTCTGGGCGCTAGCAAGGCCgcttttttaattatattttctataaactaCAACGGCAAGTTTCATTCGAGCCCACTTGTAATGGACTCGGCCCAAGTAACATTTGGAAGCAAATTACAACGGCACGCGTATAAAAGGTTGCCTAGCCTATTCCCATGAAAACACGCaactatttattttttaaaaaaaagaatgaAAAGGCCCCAAATCGGACTATCGCGTTAGGGAATATCAAGTCGTTTCACTTCACTCCATCTGAAGTTGCAAACGGAAGCGATGCACGGTTAACTTTTGAATAAAGATCAGCAGAACGAACCAGCTAGACTCATGCTGAGCAAAATCTTTTAACCGAGAACGGTACCACAGGACATGCAGGCATCCTATTGAAAATTTAAAAGTTACATAAGCTTAACCGTGTGACAAACACCTGGCTCTGATATAGAGCGGCAGTACAGTACTAATGCATCGGATAGGTGCAAGGACACTAGTGCAATTGAGTTCATATGCAA from Sorghum bicolor cultivar BTx623 chromosome 3, Sorghum_bicolor_NCBIv3, whole genome shotgun sequence encodes the following:
- the LOC8082207 gene encoding inactive protein kinase SELMODRAFT_444075, which gives rise to MMVGSSQQQLLQRKGKSVAGKAAAAATAAAEKVVVAVKAATREISKTAIVWALTHVVQPGGSIILLVVIPAHSSGRKFWGFPLFAGDCASGHKSMLDEKCDLSELCSQMLKKLAVYGIDKINVSYKLVSGSPSGVVAAECKQAQASWVVLDKDLKHEEKRCVEELQCNIVVMKRSQPKVLRLNLVGSPDKQSKATCAVPPVLDGSTGKTATDVKEARSSIRGPAVTPNSSPDLETPFGSTEAGTSSVSSSDPGTSPFSASETNGSLKKEVLATKDKIQHSDVNISDSDSETLSPPANFSLQPWMSDILHGASSRSLGKVPRKTRTATADALLEKISKLDLLNEISAMRSRSDLNFRGDVRDAVSLARNAPPGPPPLCSICQHKAPVFGKPPRWFSYAELELATGGFSQANFLAEGGFGSVHRGVLPDGQAIAVKQHKLASSQGDVEFCSEVEVLSCAQHRNVVMLIGFCVEDRKRLLVYEYICNRSLDSHLYGRNRETLEWTARQKIAVGAARGLRYLHEECRVGCIIHRDMRPNNILVTHDFEPLVGDFGLARWQPDGDMGVETRVIGTFGYMAPEYAQSGQITEKADVYSFGVVLVELVTGRKAVDINRPKGQQLLTEWARPFLEEYAIDELIDPRLGDRYSENEVYCMLHAANLCIRRDPHSRPRMSHVLRILEGDMVVESGSVTGSSSDSGSRSWRMLNEQQHYQEHSSSPAQQESQRAGEGKPSYSALRPSWDRDKQKSISNRY
- the LOC110433721 gene encoding uncharacterized protein LOC110433721; the encoded protein is MNPACIACPLYDSTRLRRIVLNPDVLLLHRGIVLNHSGGSSPHTSACTYPGCSLFRCGLHASGEGEQRRRLPHVPVSWCWAGCRGELAMGESEVLGAGEVGGGQIPCMWEAG